The genomic DNA GAAAGCAATAAAGATAATCCGTTCCTAACGAGCCAGCCAGGAGTCGAACCTGGAATCTTCTGATCCGTAGTCAGACGCGTTATCCATTGCGCCACTGGCCCACGGATGAAAAAAGTGTTGCAGTAGCACCTCTTCAAGAGAATACCGCAGGGCTTCATGGGGGATGTAGTTTTTCATTTGGATCTGTTTCAAGTCATCTGCATAAAACCAGAGGGAAGGGAGACTCTATTCACAAGAGGGGCCCTGGGATTGGCAGGTCTCTAGGTCTCCGGCCGTTCATCACGGCACCACCACCTGATTGGCAGGGAAGCTCACCCACCGCCCCGCCCACCCCCCCATCGCTGAGTGGAAGAAGACACTCGGGTTGTTAAGGAGACTCCTCCCGCCTCCTCGGGAAACCCGGCTTTTTCCGAGCTCTGCCATTGGCTGTTGTTATCCAGGGGTCCCGGCGCGGACAACGTGAGGGGAAAAATGGCGGCGGTGGCAGTTGGGGCCCCCGGTTGCCGCGTGTCCAGCGGCCGGGACCTCAACTGCGTCCCAGAAGTAGCCGACACTTTGGGGGCCGTGGCGAAACAAGGGTGAGGGCTcgattttcctttttccttccctttcttctgccaGACGCACGCTTTCTGGGAGATGGAGTGGGAGAAACTATTCCCATCcgcaggggggaggggggaggggatgtGCTGGGAGAAACCATTCTTATCGTGGATGGGGGTGGTAGTGGCGAGACTCCACCACGGAGatggcgggggtgggggtggggtggggtgtgtGGTGGGGGCAGGGCGAGTGGAGAGGCTGGACCCCAGGCAGTGGCAGAGATGGGTCTGGTGCGGGGAATCCAGGAGAGTGTGGGCCTGTGGCACTCGTGCCAGGGGCGAGAGCTAACGGGAGCTTGGTTAAGGAGTTCCCCTTTTGGGGGGCGTGGAGCCACTCTGTGCATCCTGGCGCGTGGGCGCACGTGGGGCAGGCCTCCCTCATTTTGCTAATGATctctggtggtggtggggtgggggggtcatCTGTCTTTGTCTCAGCTTTGATTTCCTCTGCATGCCCGTGTTCCATCCCCGATTCAAGAGGGAGTTCACCCAGGAACCTGCCAAGACCCGTCCTGGGCCTCACACACGATCTGACCTGTTGCTGTCGGGACGGGGTAGGGAGCCCCTTAATATGCCCCATACCTCCAGAAGCAATGGACAGCCCACGTTTTCAGAGTCCCCTCCACCCCACTATGAATTAGGGAGAATGATTCTCTTGGAATAGGAGTATACCTCCATTATATGTCCCTTGTTTCCATGTTAAAAGACCTCTACAAGTATTGTTTCCCTAGAACAGTGTTCCCCATCCATGATGACAAAAGCCCTGTTCTCTCTGCTCTGTTGCCTGGTCTGCTGGAGAACCAGGGGCACAATCAGAAGCAGGAGTCAAGTAACCTCACTTCatctagtttttgtttttccctggGGGGTGCAGACTGGAATACACTGATTGTGGGAAAGCTGTCACCATGGATCTGTCCAGATTCCAAAGTGGAGAAGATAAGGAGGAATTCAGAGGTGGTAAGGCACCTTGACTTATACCTTGTGGCCATCACTAAAATTCAGGCAGAGTGGATAATGTAGTCTCTTAACTGTCATGTGGACCAAGAACCTCTGTGTACACCTTGGGCAGCCCAAATTTCCATGGCTTTTTGGGAAATCTTGATGTCAGTTATGTCAGCAGCACAAAGAGAGATGCCATTTGGGACATCATTTACCTATCTGTCTGTATCGGTCTCTGTTCCAGGCCATGTTACAGGAGTTGAATTTTGGGGCATACCTGGGACTTCCAGCTTTCCTGTTACCTCTCACTCAACAGGATAACACAAACCTGGCCAGAGTCCTGACCAATCATATTCACACAGGCCATCATTCTTCCATGGTATGACCTCAGCGATTTCCTTCCTCAGACCCAGAAGATGAATAGGCAATGTTGTGCTTTGGTTGGGTAGTATTGAATACTTTATTAACCCAAGCTAGACTGTTTAATCCATTGTGTATAAAATGGAGGAAAGGACCctattgttcatttttaatttgcCTTGGATCACTgatcagtcagtttttggataaaTCAAATAAATACTATTACCAAAAAGCTGAATCCTTTTAGTAAAGAAGATTTATATTTGTCTAAGAAAATACAGAGTTGAATTGAAAGACAAGACAGACTAGTGAATATTAACCTAAACTACAAATGACCATTTTTCTCCACAAACTACTTAAGTCAGCAGGAGTCCAGAGAGGCTTGTTGGTCACAAAGGGGGTTAGCACTGGTCTAGGGTCAGATTCATTTTAGTTAAGGAAGATTTCCTTGAGGCAGAGGTAACAGTTTCTTTTCATGCAGTTCTGGATGAGGGTACCCTTGATGGCAGCAGAAGACCTGCGGGATGATATCATTGGAAATGAACCTCTTGCACACACAGAGGCAGacactggagaagagaagacatggATGTGGTATGTGATTCTCTCCTTGTTATTGCACAAGGATAGAATGCAGGGTTTCCTGTGTGTCCAACCTGAGACCAGAGAGCTTGCTGTGCTCTTTGGTGGTTTGTATATTGAATTCTGAAGCTGTTTTTTGTTGGTCCATGTGACCCAGAAGAACTGAAAGGTTGGACACATCTGGATGAAGTGGGGAAGTGGCTGACAGTCAGGAGTATAATAATTGGCAGACcctatgttgttttttttttctgggcagGTGGCATAACTTTCGCACCCTGTGTGACTATAGCAAGAGAATTGCAGTGGGTAAGTGTGACAAATTGCCATAGCCAgagtttcttttctccctcctccatgTGCAGTTATGGTGTGAAGCTTCAGATGAGCTTAGCTACTAACACTTTGGGGAGTTTCCTTTTACTTTATATTGCACTGTATACTTTGTATTGTATACTATGTATCAGTGCTATAGTAGTTCATCCCTTGTCATTGAAGTTTGTTTGGGCTTCAATAGATCTTTCTTTTCCTACTGTAGCTATTGAGGTTGGTGCTGACCTCCCACCCAATCACATCATTGATCGATGGCTTGGGGAGCCAATCAAAGCAGCCATTCTTCCCACCAGCATCTTTCTGACCAATAAGAAGGGTTTTCCTGTCCTTTCTAAAGTGCACCAGAGGTTGATCTTCCGTCTCCTCAAGGTAAAAAGGGTATTATGTTTGGGTGAGGAGTTGTAATGTTGATCCAATAGTGCTTCTATGATCCTCTACTTTGTTTATATaggtttttgaaattttcttacaATTCACTTCCCCTTTTCATATTTGACCCCAAAGAAcaatttttgcaatgtttggGGTCCAGAGATAAAGGAAGAACCATGGCCCAGGAAACTTGATAACTTTTTATGGAACTCATCTTCAAAggaaatatttccatataattaAATCATAAAACACCAGTTTATTGATCATATtattctcccctccttcctcaaCCCTCAGTTTAAACTTAAGAAATATCAaaaggtggggcggctaggtggcgcagtggatagagcaccagccctggagttcaaatccggcctcagacacttaataattacctagttgtgtggccttgggcaaaccacttaaccccatttgccttgcaaaagaagaagaagaaatagcaaaAGAATATGAGGTATTCTGAGCCACCATGAGAAACACAGTGGGAATTAAGCATCTATTAAAACCATGTGCTGATTGTTGGAGAGGATATTCTCTAGTCTCAAGGGGATTGATTAATAAAGCACAAAGTTTATGACAGTTTAGGACAGTGGGACCCTGACTGGAAAAAGAGGAAAGCTCTAAGAGGTCAAGCTGATGTGTTGAATTTTTGACAGCTGGAAGTACAGTTCATCATTACTGGTGCCAATCACCATTCAGAAAAGGAATTCTGCACCTACCTGCAGTATTTGGAATACCTAAGCCAGAACCGCCCACCTCCCAATGCCTATGAACTCTTTGCCAAGGGCTAtgaggactatctccagtcaccACTGCAGGTGAGCTGGGAATCTAGGGCTTGTGGGGATGATAAAAAGGATAAGAAGGGGCTCTTCTGGGGCCCTCTCCCTACCCCTCACTCGAGATCCCAAGGAAAAACATTGCTTTTCAAGTTTGAGTACCATCAGGTTGTAGGCCCTGACTAACTGGATCTTTGTGTTTCTCTCCTTGAGCCACTGATGGACAATCTGGAATCACAAACTTATGAAGTGTTTGAAAAGGATCCCATCAAATATTCTCAGTACCAGCAGGTCTGTGGGTTCTGGGAGAAGCAGGAACCAGGACTGGGACTTGTGGGGGAGAATGGGAGTTGAAGTGAGAACAGAAGTAGGTAGGATCCTGTTGGTAGTAACCGGCAACCTCTGTTCTCCTTCCTAGGCCATCTACAAATGTCTTTTGGATCGTGtaccagaagaagaaaaggacaCCAGTGTGCAGTGAGTGTTTCTtattcaggcagctaggtgacataataCAGTCAGGAAtatattgagttcaaatttggcctcagacattaactagctATTGACctttaggcaagtctcttaatctttgtctcagtttcttcaattacaaAATGGAGATCATGATAGCATCtactcccctccacccccaccccccactttgAGGAGTAATTGTGTTTGACCTGCCAGATATTAGGGTAGAGTATATGAACACTAGctacttctgctgctgctgctacagtAACACACTGTACCCATGCCATCCCTCCTATTTTGTATCCATTTGTATCctatttcctctttgttttttctctcagGGTGCTGATGGTTCTAGGTGCAGGCCGAGGTCCCCTGGTGAATGCTTCCCTCCGGGCTGCCAAGCAGGCTGATCGGAGGGTGAAGCTGTATGCCGTAGAGAAGAACCCCAATGCTGTGGTGACGTGAGTGACTCCTGGTGCTGCCTGCTGAGAGAATGACACTCCTGCTTTACATATGCTTTTGCCAGGGGCAGCATCCACACTGAAACTACCTTCTCCACCACTCACAGGCTAGAGAACTGGCAGTTTGAAgagtggggcagccaggtgacagTGGTATCATCAGACATGCGAGAATGGGTGGCACCTGAGAAGGCAGACATCATCGTTAGTGAACTCCTTGGCTCCTTTGCAGATAATGAACTATCACCTGAATGCCTGGATGGAGCCCAAAACTTCCTAAAAGGTGTTTTTTGATAGATGAAAGAGGAAGGGCAGAAATTGGTTACAGGGTGGGAGAACTAATAGAAACAGCTTAGAAGACAatgaattcaattcagcaagcatttattaaataatattaaatattaaatatttattaaatagtatGCCAGGTACTTTTTCTAGGTTTTAGGGATATACAATGAAAAAATTCCTTCCCCTCAAGGACCTAACTCATATTCTCTATTAGGGCTAGGGAGGAACATGTATACTCATCAGTGAATACAAAATATACaccaagtaaataaaaataatttagatgtCACTTGAGCTAGGGATTCCGTGAGGTGGAAGGGAAGGGCAAGAGCATTCCAGCATGGAGATCAGCTTGTACAAAGGCTTTTAGATTTGAAATGGAATGTCCTTTTATGGGAACAGCAAGTAGATCAGATTAGTTTCATATTACTCCCCTTCATACTCTAAACAGTCCAGCCAGCCTAGCCTTTAAAATTTCAGTGCCAAAtggaggagtttgtattttattctagaaacaagagggagccactgaagcttcTTGAAGGTCAGTCAATATTTTGGGAACCAGTGTGAAGTCTGAATGGTGTAGTTTCtgattaataatcatttttattaattatggctAACAAAGAATAAATTGAGGTCTTTGACTCTCTGAGAAACCAGAGAGGACTCTTGGAAAACTTCCTATGTTTAAATACCCTTAGAAGAGTGGGTGTTCCTTACAGGCAGAAATCAACTCTTATTGATTAAcaaagaatgaatattatgagAGGTGGGTTTGTTCTAATGAGAGACTGGGGACTGATCCTAATCTTACTTTATGACACAGAGACTCAATTTCTACCCAGAACACTCCACCAGGCAATCTAATCAGGGATTCCCTGCTTTCCAGACCAAGTAGTTGAACACTGGGCCATATTTCACCTAGATTAGATTCTCTTTCCACTTTAATCAGAATTTAACTTTCCCAGCTGAGTAGAGTCCCACCCAACACTGAGGAGAATTTCTTATTGTCAGCTCTGTCCTTTACTAGGTTATGATGAGCTTtaacaaaaaccaaataagagaatttatatttgattctggatgTTAGAGGAAGCTACTGGGGTTTATTGAATGGGGGAGGGTAACATGGTCAACTTGCTCAacaggaagatcactttgactgATGAATGAAGGATGGACTAGAAAGAAGAGATCCTGGTATCAGGGAGTCCAGTCATTGGGTTATTTCAAAAGTGCAGGCTTGAGATGATTCCCCGTTCCAtgtggcaatgtcagaggaggAGGTAGGGGTACATATACAAGCAATATTAGGTAAGAAGATAAAGTCAAGTCTTGGCAACAAATTAGCATGGCAGGGTGAGAGAGTGAATAGTCAAGGACAACTCTATTGGCAGCCTAAGTGACTTGGAAAATGATTGGTGGTGCCATTGGCAATAATAGGGAAGTCTGGAAGTGGGGAGGatttttggagaagaaaaatgagttcagttttagacatgttgagttcaAAGATGTCTTCAGGACATCTAATTTGAAATGTCTAAagggcagttggagatgtgagactggaggtcagcagagaggttagggTTGGATAAATAGGtttgaaaataacagaaaattatatatttagatatgtGATAGGAATATTAGTGTGGCAGTTGTGTGaattggagagaagaaaaaatgggacaAGGAGAACAGTTGTGATTGTTGTGATTAGTAAAAGGTGATAAAGATCTAAATTAGGTGGCCTTAGAATGGCAAGAAATAGATGAGATGTAGAAATACAATTGATAACTTGGCTGCTGATTGCATAGAAGTGAGGGAGAATTGAGGATGATCTATGTATAGAAATAGGGAAATCAGGAAGAGAAGTGGGTTTCAGAAGGACGTTTTTGCTTGAATCTGTACTTAGGATATCAACATAACTTCTTTCTCTACTGGATATTCATTTGCCCTTGTTTCTGCAGATGATGGGGTGAGCATCCCAGGGGAGTATACTTCTTTTCTAGCTCCTATCTCCTCATCTAAGCTGTACAATGAAGTCCGGGCTTGTCGAGAAAAGGACCGAGATCCTGAGGTGAGAAGACTTCTTCTCTTTCACATAGCCAGTTTTCAACTAACTTGTGTCAGCAGGCATGAAACACATTAAAagacctattttctttcattagaaAATATGATAAATTGGGAGTTACGTTTATTTCTATTGTACCCCTCAGGCTCTTGATACTTCCCTCTCAAGTTCCTGGGAAGGAGGGGACTATTTCTGTTCTCCCTTCTAGTACCTGCTTTCCTCTTCTTGACAGGCCCAATTTGAGATGCCTTACGTAGTTCGACTGCACAACTTTCACCAGCTGGCTGAACCCCAACCTTGCTTTACCTTTAACCATCCCAACCGAGGTAGGTCCTTGTGTGACTGCTTCTGATCCTCTCCCTAGAGCTACATGTGCCCTCTCCTTTGATAAGATTTACTTTCCTGGATTCTCACTGAATCTCCTTTGAGCTCCCTATCACTGCTTCTTTCTTGACAGATCCTATGCTTGACAACAACCGGTACTGCACGTTGGAGTTTCCTGTAGAGGTGAACACTGTCTTGCATGGGTTTGCAGGCTACTTTGAGACTGTGCTTTATCAGGACATCACTCTGAGTGAGTGCATTTGCTTCTGGCTAATAGGGAATGTGTGGTATCTGGGTATTCCCCTACATAGGTTTGCTTCAAAAGATGGCCAAGGGAACTGGGATtgccattgttttctttttatagaagTCCTCTGGCAGAGGGAGTAGTCAGGATGTGgtaaggggaaggggaagggtcTTGAACTCACTTGGTTCTTATATCCCTTACAGGTATCCGTCCAGAGACCCACtctcctggaatgttctcctggtttccTATTCTGTTTCCTATCAAGGTGAGCATCTTTGAAGAACCTGCAAGAAGTCATTTCTCTTGATCCCAATATTGACTGTTTGCTTTTGACTTAACTTCTCTTTATTTGACTTACTTCCCATTTCCCTTCCAACATGGTGATATTGCTCCCAAGATCTATTAGGCCTCTGACCCAATTGTGATATGAACAGCTACCCCAAACATCCTGTGTCTCTGTTCCTACAGCAGCCCATCACCGTGCATGAAGGGCAGACTATCTGTGTTCGATTCTGGCGATGCAGCAATGCCAAGAAGGTGTGGTATGAGTGGGCAGTGACGGCACCTATCTGCTCAGCTATTCATAACCCTACTGGTCGCTCCTATACCATCGGTCTCTAGTGCTGCCTGCTAGGACCCAAAGTCTAGGAACCAGGAACCAGGAACCAGCTCCCAGTTCCCCTATAGCACTGAAAGAACCAGTAATTATTCCCTAGGGCAGGGTCGTTGTTGCTATTCGTTAGATCCAGGGTATCCTCATCAGCTTTTCCTGTCTTGTGTAAAGGTTGGTAAAAGGGCAGAGTTAATTAAAGTGCCCCCCAGTCCTATTCTGTGATAAAAGATCCTGGGCTAGGAAACACTCTGCAGAATGTGAAGCTACAGGGACGTCACAGCTTTTAGGGCTTCCTGGAGCAAACCCTGAGAACACTGGACTGAGTGATTTTCAACCTTGCCCAACTCTGTGTTCCTCTTGGTTCTTTTATGtcaaaggaaattcaaataaagTAAAGTTATAGCCCTTTCTGCCCCCGCTCACCCTTGACCCTGCCTCTGATTCTCAGGACCTGATATAA from Macrotis lagotis isolate mMagLag1 chromosome 4, bilby.v1.9.chrom.fasta, whole genome shotgun sequence includes the following:
- the PRMT5 gene encoding protein arginine N-methyltransferase 5; the encoded protein is MAAVAVGAPGCRVSSGRDLNCVPEVADTLGAVAKQGFDFLCMPVFHPRFKREFTQEPAKTRPGPHTRSDLLLSGRDWNTLIVGKLSPWICPDSKVEKIRRNSEVAMLQELNFGAYLGLPAFLLPLTQQDNTNLARVLTNHIHTGHHSSMFWMRVPLMAAEDLRDDIIGNEPLAHTEADTGEEKTWMWWHNFRTLCDYSKRIAVAIEVGADLPPNHIIDRWLGEPIKAAILPTSIFLTNKKGFPVLSKVHQRLIFRLLKLEVQFIITGANHHSEKEFCTYLQYLEYLSQNRPPPNAYELFAKGYEDYLQSPLQPLMDNLESQTYEVFEKDPIKYSQYQQAIYKCLLDRVPEEEKDTSVQVLMVLGAGRGPLVNASLRAAKQADRRVKLYAVEKNPNAVVTLENWQFEEWGSQVTVVSSDMREWVAPEKADIIVSELLGSFADNELSPECLDGAQNFLKDDGVSIPGEYTSFLAPISSSKLYNEVRACREKDRDPEAQFEMPYVVRLHNFHQLAEPQPCFTFNHPNRDPMLDNNRYCTLEFPVEVNTVLHGFAGYFETVLYQDITLSIRPETHSPGMFSWFPILFPIKQPITVHEGQTICVRFWRCSNAKKVWYEWAVTAPICSAIHNPTGRSYTIGL